The Grimontia kaedaensis genome has a window encoding:
- the betA gene encoding choline dehydrogenase, producing MSNTEFDYIIVGAGSAGCVLADRLSASGEHQVLILEAGGTDRSIFIQMPTALSHPMNTERYAWQFETETEDGLDGRKLHCPRGKVLGGSSSINGMVYVRGHACDYDEWEANGAAGWNYQNCLPYFKRAETWVGGEDEYRGGNGPVGTCNGNDMALNPLYRAFIDAGEQAGYPVTEDYNGYQQEGFGPMHMTVDGGVRASTSNAYLRRALKRDNLTLIKGVTVKQILIENKAATGIAYEKGGQSFEVTARKEVISAAGSVGSPQLLQVSGVGPKSVLENVGVEVKHDLPGVGENLQDHLEVYFQYFCKQPITLNGKLGLISKGLIGTRWILFKDGLGATNHFESCAFIRSRAGIKWPNIQYHFLPAAIRYDGKSAVEGHGFQVHVGPNKPESRGHVHIKSADINDKPEIIFNYISTEQDKQDWRDCIRLTREILAQEAMSPYRDGEIQPGVKVESDEEIDAWVKANVESAYHPSCTCKMGADSDNMAVLDNELRVRGIANLRVVDSSVFPTIPNGNLNGPTIMVAERAADMILGQPVEAPADVSVWIDPNWETQQRLNPLQ from the coding sequence ATGTCGAATACAGAATTTGATTACATCATCGTTGGTGCTGGATCTGCGGGTTGTGTCCTGGCAGATCGCCTGAGCGCGTCGGGTGAACATCAGGTGCTGATCCTTGAAGCGGGTGGCACTGACCGAAGCATTTTCATTCAAATGCCGACTGCGCTTTCGCACCCAATGAATACGGAAAGGTATGCATGGCAATTTGAAACCGAAACTGAAGACGGGTTGGATGGCAGGAAGCTACATTGTCCTCGCGGCAAGGTTTTAGGTGGTAGTTCATCGATTAATGGCATGGTTTACGTTCGAGGTCATGCTTGTGATTACGATGAATGGGAAGCTAACGGCGCGGCAGGCTGGAACTACCAAAATTGTCTGCCTTACTTCAAACGCGCGGAAACCTGGGTTGGTGGTGAAGACGAATACCGCGGGGGCAACGGCCCTGTTGGCACCTGTAACGGTAACGATATGGCGCTTAACCCGCTGTATCGCGCGTTTATCGATGCGGGTGAGCAGGCTGGCTATCCGGTCACAGAAGATTACAACGGTTATCAGCAGGAAGGCTTTGGACCCATGCACATGACCGTCGATGGTGGTGTGCGTGCCTCTACTTCAAATGCCTATCTTCGCCGCGCGTTAAAGCGCGACAACCTGACACTGATTAAAGGTGTGACGGTCAAACAAATCCTGATTGAAAATAAAGCTGCGACAGGTATTGCCTATGAAAAAGGCGGTCAGTCGTTCGAAGTGACAGCGCGTAAAGAAGTGATCAGTGCTGCAGGCTCTGTGGGTTCTCCGCAACTGTTGCAGGTATCTGGCGTGGGCCCGAAATCCGTGCTGGAAAATGTAGGTGTGGAAGTGAAGCATGACCTGCCAGGTGTAGGTGAAAACCTTCAGGATCATTTGGAAGTCTATTTTCAGTATTTCTGTAAACAGCCAATCACCCTGAATGGCAAGCTGGGTCTTATCAGTAAAGGCCTTATCGGTACTCGATGGATTTTGTTCAAAGACGGTCTCGGAGCGACCAATCACTTTGAATCCTGCGCATTTATCCGAAGCCGTGCGGGCATTAAATGGCCAAATATTCAATATCACTTCTTGCCGGCAGCAATCCGTTATGACGGAAAGTCTGCGGTGGAAGGGCATGGATTCCAGGTTCATGTTGGGCCAAACAAACCGGAAAGCCGTGGTCATGTGCACATTAAAAGTGCCGACATCAATGACAAACCGGAAATCATCTTTAACTACATCAGTACCGAGCAGGACAAACAGGACTGGCGCGACTGCATCCGCTTAACCCGCGAGATTCTGGCGCAAGAAGCGATGTCGCCTTATCGCGATGGTGAAATCCAACCGGGTGTGAAGGTTGAATCTGACGAAGAAATTGATGCCTGGGTGAAGGCCAATGTGGAAAGCGCTTATCACCCATCCTGCACCTGCAAAATGGGCGCAGACAGCGACAATATGGCCGTGCTTGATAACGAGCTTCGTGTTCGCGGTATTGCCAATCTTCGTGTGGTGGATTCATCTGTGTTCCCAACGATTCCGAACGGCAACCTGAATGGGCCAACCATCATGGTTGCTGAACGTGCTGCAGACATGATTTTGGGGCAACCCGTGGAAGCGCCGGCGGATGTGTCGGTGTGGATTGACCCAAACTGGGAAACCCAGCAACGCCTAAACCCTTTGCAGTAA
- the betB gene encoding betaine-aldehyde dehydrogenase: MDIKQLYIHGKYVSATSGETFTTLNPATGAALAEVQQASQTDVDIAVTSAWEGFKVWSSMSAAERRGILNKAVAILRERNDELAALEVLDTGKPMQEAQYVDVVTGADVIEYYAGLAVAIQGEQQSLSEKQFFYTRKEPLGVCAGIGAWNYPIQIAMWKAGPALAAGNTMVFKPSEETPLTALKLAEIFTEAGMPDGVFNVVQGDYRVGQMLSRHDNIVKVSFTGECGTGKKVMADAAGTLKPVTMELGGKSPLIVFNDADLDNAVSGAMIANFYTQGEVCTHGTRVFVHDDVYDQFLAQLKARTEKLVVGDPTDPETQIGALISKEHLSKVLGFIDKGKASGATLLCGGYQVTEGELAKGNFVAPTVFANCTDDMPHVQNEIFGPVMSVLRFSDEQEVIARANDTSYGLAAGVFTTNFSRAHRVIAKLQAGICWINNWGASPAEMPVGGYKQSGIGRENGIQTLSSYTQTKSVYVELGDVDSPYA; this comes from the coding sequence ATGGATATTAAACAGTTATACATTCACGGAAAGTATGTTAGCGCGACTTCCGGTGAAACATTTACCACATTAAACCCTGCTACCGGTGCAGCGCTTGCTGAGGTCCAACAAGCAAGTCAGACGGATGTCGACATTGCAGTGACCTCTGCTTGGGAAGGCTTCAAGGTTTGGTCTTCAATGAGTGCGGCAGAGCGTCGTGGCATTCTAAATAAAGCCGTCGCGATACTGCGTGAGCGCAATGATGAGCTGGCAGCGCTGGAAGTGTTGGATACCGGTAAGCCAATGCAAGAGGCCCAGTATGTGGATGTCGTCACTGGCGCGGATGTTATCGAATACTACGCGGGTCTTGCTGTAGCTATTCAGGGGGAGCAGCAAAGCCTGAGTGAAAAGCAATTCTTCTACACGCGAAAAGAACCCCTGGGTGTTTGTGCAGGCATCGGTGCCTGGAACTATCCGATTCAAATCGCGATGTGGAAAGCAGGCCCAGCACTTGCTGCAGGTAATACTATGGTGTTTAAACCTTCGGAAGAAACACCGCTAACGGCACTGAAACTGGCAGAAATCTTTACCGAAGCAGGTATGCCAGATGGCGTATTCAACGTTGTTCAAGGCGACTACCGTGTGGGTCAAATGCTATCGCGCCATGACAACATCGTGAAAGTGTCTTTCACCGGAGAGTGCGGCACGGGCAAAAAAGTGATGGCAGATGCAGCAGGTACGCTAAAGCCAGTCACCATGGAACTTGGCGGTAAATCGCCATTGATTGTTTTTAACGATGCAGACCTCGATAACGCGGTTTCAGGCGCGATGATTGCCAACTTCTACACCCAAGGTGAAGTCTGTACGCACGGTACCCGTGTTTTTGTTCATGATGATGTTTATGACCAGTTTCTTGCCCAACTAAAAGCCCGCACTGAAAAGCTGGTGGTAGGTGACCCTACCGACCCTGAAACGCAAATCGGTGCGTTGATTTCCAAAGAACATCTATCCAAAGTGCTCGGCTTTATTGACAAAGGTAAGGCAAGCGGCGCAACCCTGTTATGTGGTGGCTACCAAGTGACAGAAGGTGAATTGGCGAAAGGAAACTTCGTTGCACCTACCGTGTTTGCGAACTGTACGGATGACATGCCACATGTTCAGAATGAAATTTTCGGTCCTGTGATGTCTGTGCTGCGATTTAGCGATGAGCAGGAAGTGATTGCCCGCGCCAATGATACCTCCTATGGCCTTGCAGCAGGCGTCTTTACGACCAATTTCTCCCGTGCACATCGCGTGATTGCCAAGCTTCAAGCGGGCATTTGCTGGATTAATAACTGGGGCGCATCTCCTGCGGAAATGCCTGTCGGCGGTTATAAGCAATCCGGAATTGGCCGTGAGAACGGTATCCAGACTCTAAGCAGTTACACCCAAACCAAGAGTGTTTACGTCGAATTGGGCGATGTAGACAGTCCTTACGCATAA
- the betI gene encoding transcriptional regulator BetI has protein sequence MPKVGMPAIRRPQLVAATMAVIDEVGLAGASVSLISRKAGVSAGIINHYFGGKDGLLEETMRSVLRELSNGVQIRLNITSPDDAYGRILAIVEGNFDPNQVNSKVTKTWLAFWSHAMHQPALFRLQRVNERRLLSHLRIELKKLMPKERAKFVAQGIAAMIDGIWLRGALAPEGIDPHAAVATVEDYLKLQLKEFESITKGKN, from the coding sequence ATGCCAAAAGTAGGGATGCCAGCGATTCGCCGTCCGCAGCTAGTCGCTGCAACCATGGCAGTGATCGATGAAGTTGGTCTGGCAGGTGCAAGTGTTTCACTGATCAGCCGCAAAGCGGGCGTTTCAGCAGGCATTATTAATCACTACTTTGGAGGGAAGGACGGTCTTCTGGAAGAAACCATGCGATCGGTACTTCGCGAGCTCTCCAATGGTGTGCAAATCCGATTGAACATCACTTCCCCTGACGATGCATACGGCCGGATTCTGGCAATCGTTGAAGGTAACTTCGACCCGAATCAGGTCAATAGCAAAGTCACAAAAACCTGGCTGGCGTTTTGGTCTCATGCCATGCACCAACCAGCGCTGTTCAGATTGCAGCGCGTTAACGAAAGACGCCTGTTATCACACCTTCGCATTGAATTGAAAAAGCTGATGCCGAAAGAGCGTGCCAAGTTCGTTGCCCAAGGTATTGCGGCGATGATCGATGGGATTTGGCTTCGTGGAGCACTGGCTCCCGAGGGCATTGATCCACATGCTGCTGTCGCGACAGTCGAAGACTATCTCAAGCTTCAGCTAAAAGAATTTGAATCCATAACAAAAGGCAAAAATTAA